A genomic window from Haladaptatus caseinilyticus includes:
- a CDS encoding ORC1-type DNA replication protein, producing the protein MADDPDEGMLSWDESVFREEHVFEIDYVPETFEHRASQMQSLQYALRPAVRGSRPLNVMARGPPGTGKTTAVQKLFDELSAQTDVRTVRVNCQVDSTRYAIFSRIFEGIFEYEPPSSGISFKKLFRQITDKLVEDDEVLVVALDDVNYLFYEGEASDTLYSLLRAHEAHSGAKIGVIVVSSDLNLDVIEELDTRVQSVFRPEDVYFPVYDREEIIGILGERVKRGFHEGVIGPEVLERVAELTAESGDLRVGIDLLRRAGLNAEMRASRTVSLQDVEDAYEKSKFVHLSHSLHALSENEVSLVRVIAEHDGKQAGDVYEAFHDETDLGYTRYSEIINKLDQLGIIDATYTNVEGRGRSRSLSLRYDPDAVLARLDD; encoded by the coding sequence CACGTCTTCGAAATCGACTACGTGCCGGAGACGTTCGAACACCGCGCATCCCAGATGCAGAGCTTGCAGTACGCGCTCAGGCCAGCAGTGCGTGGGTCGCGCCCCCTCAACGTCATGGCACGCGGACCGCCCGGGACTGGCAAGACGACCGCGGTGCAGAAACTGTTCGATGAGCTGTCGGCCCAGACCGACGTCCGAACCGTCCGCGTCAACTGTCAAGTGGATTCGACGCGATACGCGATTTTCTCCCGAATCTTCGAGGGAATTTTCGAGTACGAACCGCCGTCAAGCGGCATCTCGTTCAAGAAACTGTTCCGCCAGATAACGGACAAACTGGTCGAGGACGACGAAGTGCTCGTCGTCGCGCTGGACGACGTGAACTATCTGTTCTACGAAGGGGAAGCCTCCGATACGCTTTACTCGCTCCTGCGCGCCCACGAGGCCCACAGCGGCGCGAAAATCGGGGTCATCGTGGTCTCCTCCGACCTCAATTTGGACGTTATCGAGGAACTCGATACGCGGGTACAAAGCGTCTTCCGGCCCGAGGACGTGTATTTCCCGGTCTACGACCGTGAAGAGATCATCGGCATCCTCGGCGAACGCGTCAAACGCGGGTTCCACGAGGGTGTCATCGGACCGGAGGTACTGGAACGCGTGGCCGAACTCACGGCCGAGAGCGGCGACCTCCGGGTCGGTATCGACCTGCTCCGCCGGGCCGGACTGAACGCCGAGATGCGCGCCAGTCGAACCGTCAGCCTACAGGACGTGGAAGACGCCTACGAGAAATCGAAGTTCGTCCACCTCTCGCATAGCCTGCACGCGCTGAGTGAAAACGAGGTTTCCCTCGTCCGGGTCATCGCCGAACACGACGGTAAGCAGGCTGGCGACGTATACGAGGCGTTCCACGACGAAACCGACTTGGGCTACACGCGCTACTCGGAGATCATCAACAAACTCGACCAACTCGGCATCATCGACGCGACCTACACAAACGTCGAAGGCCGCGGTCGGTCGCGGTCGCTGTCGCTGCGATACGACCCGGATGCGGTGTTGGCGAGATTGGACGATTGA
- a CDS encoding carboxymuconolactone decarboxylase family protein gives MVSTEIRNEIEEDCGLVPSWITNLSEPASDHSWKLVRDLEFGETELSAREKALIGVGVAAAINCPYCTHFHKEDARMEDVTEVELEEAINLASTTQYFSTVLHGNEVDLDEFVDETTEIVEYIQRQQAAAGAD, from the coding sequence ATGGTATCGACCGAAATACGGAACGAAATCGAAGAGGACTGTGGACTCGTTCCAAGCTGGATCACGAACCTTTCGGAACCGGCCAGCGATCACAGTTGGAAACTCGTCCGAGACCTCGAATTCGGGGAGACGGAACTGTCCGCACGGGAGAAAGCGCTCATTGGCGTCGGCGTGGCGGCGGCCATCAACTGCCCGTACTGTACCCACTTCCACAAGGAGGATGCACGAATGGAGGACGTCACGGAGGTGGAACTCGAAGAGGCCATCAATCTCGCCAGTACGACCCAGTACTTCTCGACGGTGCTCCACGGAAACGAGGTGGACTTGGACGAGTTCGTCGATGAGACGACCGAAATCGTCGAGTACATTCAACGGCAACAGGCAGCAGCAGGGGCTGACTGA
- a CDS encoding SDR family NAD(P)-dependent oxidoreductase, which translates to MPRTAIVAGVGPGLGASLARKFADEGCSLGLFARSGEYVESLAADLPMPVMGVEVDVTDPDAVTRGFERVRDELGPIEILVNHASGATWKGLQDCSSDEFEHAWRVAAYGGFLCSKEALSDMLDNGGTILFTGATSSVRGRGGAVGFSSAKFAVRGLAESMARELGPKGIHVAHVVIDGGILPSETDVDSTEDYLDPDAIAESYWHLVEQDKSAWTLELDVRPHAEGF; encoded by the coding sequence ATGCCACGCACTGCCATCGTTGCCGGGGTCGGTCCGGGCCTCGGCGCGTCACTAGCCCGTAAGTTCGCCGATGAGGGCTGTTCCCTCGGTCTGTTCGCCCGTTCGGGAGAATACGTCGAATCGCTCGCGGCGGACCTGCCGATGCCCGTCATGGGCGTCGAAGTGGACGTAACCGATCCTGACGCGGTTACGAGAGGCTTCGAGCGTGTCCGCGACGAACTCGGCCCTATCGAAATACTGGTCAACCACGCGAGTGGTGCGACGTGGAAGGGGCTTCAGGACTGCTCGTCGGATGAGTTCGAACACGCGTGGCGGGTCGCGGCCTACGGCGGCTTCCTCTGCTCGAAAGAAGCCCTCTCAGACATGCTCGATAACGGCGGAACGATACTGTTCACCGGCGCAACTTCGTCGGTTCGTGGGCGAGGCGGTGCGGTCGGATTCAGCAGTGCGAAGTTCGCCGTGCGAGGGTTGGCGGAGTCGATGGCCCGCGAACTCGGCCCCAAGGGGATTCACGTCGCACACGTCGTCATCGACGGTGGGATTCTCCCGTCCGAGACGGATGTCGATTCGACCGAGGACTACCTCGACCCCGACGCCATCGCCGAGTCGTATTGGCATCTCGTGGAGCAGGACAAGAGTGCATGGACGCTCGAACTGGACGTTCGTCCGCACGCCGAGGGGTTTTGA
- the uvrB gene encoding excinuclease ABC subunit UvrB codes for MSDTQSGPLRPDNPDAETEFRVDAPFDPAGDQPEAIEQLAAGYDEGMEKQTLLGVTGSGKTNTVSWVVEEIQKPTLVIAHNKTLAAQLYEEFRNLFPDNAVEYFVSYYDYYQPEAYVEQTDTYIDKDASINEEIDRLRHSATRSLLTRDDVIVVASVSAIYGLGDPRNYEEMSLRLEVSQEIGRDELLARLVDLNYERNDMDFTQGTFRVRGDTVEIFPMYGRYAVRVELWGDEIDRMVKIDPLEGEVKSQEPAVLVHPAEHYSIPEQTMSDAIAEIETDLENRIRYFERNGDLVAAQRIEERTTFDLEMMKEAGYCSGIENYSVYLSDRDVGEAPYTLLDYFPDDFLCVIDESHQTVPQIKGQFAGDKSRKDSLVENGFRLPTAYDNRPLTFEEFEEKSAKTLYISATPADYEQEESEQVVEQIVRPTHLVDPMVEVSDASGQIDDLMNRIDARVEADERVLVTTLTKRMAEDLTEYLEEAGVAVEYMHDETDTLERHELVRGLRLGEFDVLVGINLLREGLDIPEVSMVAILDADQQGFLRSETSLVQTMGRAARNVNGEVVLYADEVTDAMEAAMDETRRRREIQREFNEEHGFEPQTIDKAVSEANLPGSKTDTSTVTGSAPETDEEAAQYIEELETRMQEAASNLEFELAADIRDRIQDVRAEFEVDMGIEPEGGVEPGLDEF; via the coding sequence ATGAGTGACACCCAGTCCGGGCCGCTCAGGCCCGACAACCCGGACGCCGAAACCGAGTTCCGGGTGGACGCCCCGTTCGACCCGGCCGGTGACCAACCCGAAGCCATCGAGCAGTTGGCAGCGGGATACGACGAGGGAATGGAAAAACAGACCCTGCTGGGCGTCACGGGGTCGGGGAAGACGAACACCGTCTCGTGGGTCGTCGAAGAGATACAGAAACCGACGCTGGTCATCGCCCACAACAAGACGCTGGCGGCGCAGTTGTACGAGGAGTTCCGGAACCTCTTCCCGGACAACGCGGTGGAGTATTTCGTCTCCTATTACGACTATTACCAACCCGAGGCCTACGTCGAGCAGACCGACACCTACATCGACAAGGACGCTTCCATCAACGAGGAGATCGACCGCCTCCGCCACTCCGCGACGCGTTCCCTTTTGACTCGGGATGACGTGATCGTCGTTGCATCGGTGTCCGCGATTTACGGACTGGGTGACCCGCGAAACTACGAGGAGATGAGCCTGCGCCTCGAAGTCAGCCAGGAAATCGGGCGCGACGAACTGCTCGCTCGCCTCGTGGATTTGAACTACGAGCGCAACGATATGGATTTCACGCAGGGGACGTTCCGCGTCCGCGGTGACACCGTCGAAATATTCCCGATGTACGGGCGGTACGCGGTTCGCGTCGAACTCTGGGGCGACGAAATCGACCGAATGGTGAAGATCGATCCGCTCGAAGGTGAAGTAAAATCACAGGAACCCGCCGTCCTCGTCCACCCGGCGGAGCACTACTCAATTCCGGAACAGACGATGAGCGATGCGATCGCGGAGATCGAGACGGATTTGGAAAACCGGATTCGGTATTTCGAGCGAAACGGCGATCTCGTGGCCGCCCAGCGAATCGAGGAGCGGACGACGTTCGATTTGGAGATGATGAAGGAAGCGGGCTACTGTTCGGGTATCGAGAACTACTCCGTGTATCTCTCCGATCGCGACGTTGGCGAGGCACCGTATACCCTTCTCGATTACTTCCCCGACGATTTTCTCTGTGTCATCGACGAATCGCACCAGACGGTTCCGCAAATCAAGGGCCAGTTCGCAGGCGACAAGTCCCGGAAGGATTCGTTGGTCGAGAACGGGTTCAGACTTCCCACGGCCTACGACAACCGCCCGCTCACGTTCGAGGAGTTCGAAGAAAAGAGCGCGAAGACGTTGTACATCTCCGCGACACCCGCCGATTACGAACAGGAGGAGAGCGAGCAGGTCGTCGAACAGATCGTTCGGCCGACGCACCTCGTCGACCCCATGGTCGAAGTCAGCGACGCATCGGGGCAGATCGACGATTTGATGAACCGTATCGACGCGCGAGTCGAAGCGGACGAGCGCGTCCTCGTCACGACGCTGACGAAGCGGATGGCCGAAGACCTCACCGAATACCTCGAGGAGGCGGGCGTCGCCGTCGAATATATGCACGACGAGACGGACACCCTCGAGCGGCACGAACTGGTTCGTGGGCTTCGGTTGGGCGAGTTCGACGTGCTGGTCGGCATCAACCTGCTCCGAGAAGGGTTGGACATCCCCGAAGTGTCGATGGTCGCGATCCTCGACGCCGACCAACAAGGATTCCTGCGTTCCGAAACCTCGCTCGTGCAGACGATGGGTCGTGCGGCCCGCAACGTCAACGGCGAAGTCGTGCTGTACGCGGACGAGGTAACCGACGCGATGGAAGCCGCGATGGATGAAACCCGACGCAGAAGGGAGATCCAACGGGAGTTCAACGAAGAACACGGGTTCGAACCACAAACCATCGACAAAGCGGTTTCCGAGGCGAACCTGCCGGGAAGCAAGACCGATACGAGCACCGTTACCGGAAGCGCGCCCGAGACGGACGAGGAGGCGGCCCAGTACATCGAAGAGCTCGAAACGCGCATGCAAGAGGCCGCAAGCAACCTCGAATTCGAGCTCGCTGCCGACATCCGTGACCGGATTCAAGACGTTCGTGCGGAGTTCGAAGTCGACATGGGAATCGAACCCGAAGGCGGCGTCGAACCGGGGTTGGACGAGTTCTAA
- a CDS encoding sulfite exporter TauE/SafE family protein gives MSLPLGFSPVGLVAFVLLTFAICTTVNTFAMEAAVLFTPAFLFVYPKLVPAFPDLALQGAIGLALFVELFGYTSSVTAFWLRGQVNWGIAKSILVVSIPVAIVARAVSYFVPSSALKMLFGGMLLVLSGILYDAHRDGKSLSDWVSGTRLESFLSSRDAVRTDGGTPVTQFDGFDQAIAGVGGSMAGLVGIAIGELAQTLLTVRKKIPIRHSTGTSALVLHGTIVSALAANLVLLRYAPAALSGHHFTVPFGFGLVAGLTCIVGGQMGALLNSRVPEKRTVQTMMVVYSLVGVLTLFRVIVLG, from the coding sequence ATGTCGCTCCCGCTGGGGTTCTCGCCGGTCGGTCTGGTCGCGTTCGTCCTGCTGACGTTCGCCATCTGCACGACCGTCAACACCTTCGCCATGGAGGCCGCAGTGCTGTTCACACCCGCCTTCCTCTTCGTCTATCCGAAACTCGTTCCGGCGTTTCCCGACCTCGCACTGCAGGGTGCGATCGGGCTAGCGTTGTTCGTCGAACTGTTCGGCTACACCAGTAGCGTCACGGCGTTCTGGCTCCGCGGACAGGTGAACTGGGGCATCGCCAAATCCATCCTCGTCGTGAGCATCCCAGTCGCCATCGTCGCCCGCGCAGTGTCGTACTTCGTTCCGTCCTCGGCACTGAAAATGCTGTTCGGCGGGATGTTGCTCGTGCTTTCGGGTATCCTCTACGACGCACACCGTGACGGGAAATCGCTCTCCGACTGGGTTTCCGGCACTCGACTCGAAAGCTTCCTCTCCAGTAGGGATGCGGTACGGACGGACGGTGGGACACCGGTCACCCAATTCGACGGATTCGACCAAGCCATCGCTGGCGTCGGTGGTTCGATGGCGGGACTCGTCGGTATCGCTATCGGTGAACTCGCACAAACGCTGTTGACGGTTCGCAAGAAAATCCCGATTCGTCACTCGACCGGAACGAGCGCGCTCGTTCTCCATGGAACCATCGTTTCGGCACTCGCTGCAAATCTCGTACTCCTGCGCTACGCACCGGCAGCACTCAGCGGGCATCATTTCACCGTTCCGTTCGGATTCGGTCTCGTGGCCGGACTGACTTGCATCGTCGGCGGCCAGATGGGTGCGTTGCTCAACAGTCGAGTTCCGGAAAAACGGACGGTTCAGACGATGATGGTTGTATACTCCCTCGTCGGTGTACTCACCCTGTTCCGCGTCATCGTCCTCGGGTGA
- a CDS encoding SPFH domain-containing protein, giving the protein MAIAGILLLGLAAITVNSAVEIVGPYEKRALTVFGEYRKLLDPGIHFIPPFVSATHRFDMRTRVFDVPKQEAITEDNSPVIADAVLYVRVMDPKRAFLGVDDYERAVANLGQTTLRAVLGDMKLDETLSRRDVINTRIREEIDPPTDEWGIRVESVEVREVMPSRSVVGAMEQQTSAERRRRAMILEAQGERRSAIEMAEGEKASNIIRAQGEKQSQILEAQGDAVSIVLRAKSAESMGERAIIDRGMDSLKRIGESKSATFVLPQELSSLVGRYGKLLSGSDVQGNGAMLESNEFDPETEKLLGLDDIEEMLTELDIEVDEATEIGRETEPKAN; this is encoded by the coding sequence ATGGCGATTGCGGGGATTCTCCTCCTCGGTCTCGCCGCGATAACGGTCAACAGCGCCGTGGAAATCGTCGGGCCCTACGAAAAGCGAGCACTGACCGTCTTCGGCGAGTATCGGAAGCTCCTCGACCCCGGCATCCACTTCATCCCTCCGTTCGTCAGCGCGACACACCGATTCGACATGCGGACACGGGTGTTCGACGTGCCGAAGCAGGAGGCCATTACGGAGGACAACTCGCCCGTCATCGCCGATGCCGTGCTCTACGTTCGGGTGATGGACCCGAAACGAGCGTTCCTCGGCGTCGATGATTACGAAAGGGCGGTCGCCAACCTCGGACAGACGACCCTCCGAGCAGTGCTCGGGGATATGAAACTGGACGAAACGCTCAGTCGCCGGGACGTTATCAACACCCGAATCCGCGAGGAAATCGACCCGCCGACGGACGAGTGGGGCATCCGTGTCGAGAGCGTCGAAGTTCGTGAGGTTATGCCGAGTCGCTCAGTCGTCGGCGCGATGGAACAACAGACGAGCGCCGAACGCCGCCGCCGAGCGATGATCCTCGAAGCGCAGGGTGAACGCCGAAGCGCCATCGAGATGGCAGAGGGAGAAAAAGCGTCGAACATCATCCGAGCACAGGGAGAAAAACAGAGCCAAATCCTCGAAGCACAGGGTGATGCGGTTTCCATCGTTCTTCGTGCGAAATCCGCCGAATCGATGGGTGAACGGGCGATCATTGACCGGGGAATGGATTCGCTCAAGCGTATCGGCGAGAGCAAATCGGCCACGTTCGTCCTGCCACAGGAACTCTCCTCGTTGGTCGGTCGGTACGGCAAACTCCTCTCCGGTAGCGATGTGCAGGGCAACGGCGCAATGCTGGAGAGCAACGAGTTCGATCCTGAAACGGAGAAACTGCTCGGGTTAGACGATATCGAGGAGATGCTAACCGAACTCGATATCGAGGTCGATGAGGCGACGGAAATCGGTCGGGAAACGGAACCTAAGGCGAACTGA
- a CDS encoding cation diffusion facilitator family transporter, whose translation MASSKSVVIAALLANGAIAVLKFIGYLLTLSPAMLSETYHSISDTGNQVFLLIGIRYSGREATRGHPFGYGKAQFFYSFLVSVLLFGIAGWESAKHGYNALMHPHAEHIEPVHLLGQTFDPIYVNYAVLIGAILFESYAFIKAYKAMKIEINRRDWSGFREAFRKTSDVTTLTALTEDTIALCGAGIALFGVYLSRVTGNPMYDAASALLIGLMLMGFAVALAWENKRLLLGESLPEEEEDELRIMLDESDGVTEIIDFRTVYFGPGKVIIAADVAFDPELDTGEMDDRITHIENEMFAANDHVKKVYIEPEVQEGDRRETVAK comes from the coding sequence ATGGCGAGTAGCAAGTCCGTCGTAATTGCCGCCCTTCTCGCGAACGGGGCGATTGCCGTGTTGAAATTCATCGGGTATCTCCTCACCCTGAGTCCGGCGATGCTCTCGGAGACGTACCACTCCATCTCGGACACCGGAAATCAGGTGTTCCTCCTCATCGGTATTCGGTACAGCGGACGTGAGGCAACCCGTGGACACCCCTTCGGCTACGGCAAGGCACAGTTCTTCTACAGTTTTCTCGTGAGCGTCTTGCTCTTTGGTATCGCCGGATGGGAGAGCGCGAAACACGGCTACAACGCACTGATGCATCCCCACGCCGAACACATCGAACCGGTGCACCTCCTCGGGCAAACGTTCGACCCGATATACGTCAACTACGCCGTCCTCATCGGTGCCATCCTCTTCGAAAGTTATGCGTTCATCAAGGCCTACAAGGCGATGAAAATCGAAATCAACCGTCGCGACTGGAGCGGCTTCCGGGAGGCCTTCCGCAAGACCAGCGACGTGACGACCCTGACGGCGCTAACGGAGGACACGATCGCGCTCTGCGGCGCGGGAATCGCGTTGTTCGGTGTCTACCTCTCCCGAGTTACCGGAAATCCGATGTACGACGCGGCGTCCGCCCTGCTCATCGGCCTCATGCTGATGGGATTCGCCGTCGCGCTCGCGTGGGAGAACAAACGACTCCTCCTCGGCGAGAGTCTTCCCGAAGAGGAAGAAGACGAACTCCGTATCATGCTAGACGAATCGGACGGCGTGACGGAGATCATCGACTTCCGAACCGTCTATTTCGGTCCCGGGAAGGTCATCATCGCCGCCGACGTGGCGTTCGACCCGGAACTCGACACGGGCGAGATGGACGACCGAATCACGCACATCGAGAACGAGATGTTCGCGGCGAACGACCACGTGAAGAAGGTGTACATCGAACCCGAAGTGCAGGAAGGGGACAGGCGAGAGACGGTGGCGAAGTAG
- a CDS encoding metallophosphoesterase: MITIVSDTHSETGHELSGRTGEAVREADLVVHAGDFTTEAALDAFEAESNRLAAVHGNNATPGVLDRLPKVRTFETNGVRFVLTHRQRGGNTGLELLGRERDADVVVFGHSHRHLVANVGEVLLLNPGSHARPRGGLPTHIELEPQEEGFGGGVFRRNGKLVQEFTVGGLVES, translated from the coding sequence ATGATAACCATCGTTTCCGACACCCACAGCGAGACGGGTCACGAACTCTCGGGGCGAACCGGAGAGGCAGTCCGCGAGGCCGACCTCGTCGTTCACGCGGGAGACTTTACGACCGAGGCCGCACTCGACGCGTTCGAAGCCGAGAGCAACCGATTGGCCGCAGTTCACGGCAACAACGCGACGCCGGGCGTGCTCGACCGGCTTCCAAAGGTTCGAACCTTTGAAACAAACGGCGTTCGGTTCGTGCTCACCCATCGACAGCGGGGTGGGAACACGGGACTGGAGCTACTCGGACGAGAGCGTGACGCGGACGTCGTCGTGTTCGGTCACTCACACCGACATCTGGTGGCGAACGTTGGTGAAGTATTGTTGTTGAACCCCGGCAGTCACGCTCGTCCACGGGGGGGACTGCCGACACATATCGAGTTGGAACCGCAGGAGGAGGGCTTCGGTGGTGGAGTTTTCAGGCGGAACGGGAAACTCGTTCAGGAGTTTACCGTTGGAGGGCTGGTGGAAAGCTGA
- a CDS encoding ArsR/SmtB family transcription factor: MADLLPSSTDVDPPTGGNPRVLGVDSDDADDLLGALSSGTARDLLSALHEEPATASELSDRADTSLQNAQYHLQKLEDAELISPVDTIYSEKGREMKVYAPTDGPLILFAGREDQTTGLKDALSRVLGVAVLLGAVSAAIQYAATEGILGIGGQAAENGSPSGGGGVSIASNEGARAAQDATSTVATTIPPGVLFFAGGALVIALGAVWWYFVRD; this comes from the coding sequence ATGGCTGACCTCTTGCCCTCCAGCACGGACGTGGACCCCCCCACGGGTGGTAACCCGCGTGTACTCGGCGTCGATAGCGACGATGCCGACGACCTACTCGGGGCACTTTCGTCGGGAACGGCCAGAGACCTTCTCTCCGCGCTCCACGAGGAACCCGCAACCGCGTCCGAACTGAGCGACAGAGCGGATACCTCGCTCCAGAACGCCCAATACCACCTCCAGAAATTGGAGGACGCCGAGCTCATTTCACCGGTCGATACGATCTACTCGGAAAAAGGCAGGGAGATGAAAGTGTATGCACCGACGGACGGGCCGCTCATCCTCTTTGCGGGGCGGGAAGACCAGACTACCGGCCTCAAAGATGCGCTTTCGCGTGTTCTCGGCGTCGCCGTTCTGCTCGGTGCGGTCAGCGCCGCGATTCAGTATGCTGCCACGGAAGGGATACTAGGAATCGGTGGGCAGGCCGCAGAGAACGGGTCGCCCTCGGGTGGTGGTGGCGTGTCCATCGCATCGAACGAAGGTGCACGTGCGGCACAGGACGCGACGAGTACTGTCGCAACGACGATTCCGCCGGGAGTGCTGTTCTTCGCGGGCGGTGCCCTCGTCATTGCACTCGGTGCTGTCTGGTGGTATTTCGTCCGCGACTGA
- a CDS encoding DUF7859 family protein gives MQPVGIIGDLLSDPVFVGLLVAILAFVFFIYLFIRRTLTGFQEGVQKGQR, from the coding sequence ATGCAACCAGTTGGAATCATCGGGGATCTCCTCAGCGACCCCGTGTTCGTCGGTCTCCTCGTCGCGATACTCGCTTTCGTCTTCTTCATCTACCTGTTCATCCGTCGCACGCTGACCGGGTTTCAAGAAGGCGTGCAAAAAGGCCAGCGATAA
- a CDS encoding threonine aldolase family protein, with the protein MIDLRSDTVTKPSDEMRESAHDADVGDDVYGEDPTVNELETRAAELMGMEAALYVPTGTMGNQIAARVHTDRGQEILVERESHIYKWELGGLAQHAGLQVRTLDGGERGIPTPEQVKSGYVEEDAHRPGTGLLSLENTHNSKGGVAIAPEEIDAAADAAHELGVPVHLDGARVCNAAVAHDVPPARFTEEIDSVMFCLSKGLGAPVGSMLAGSEDFIARARRTRKLFGGGMRQVGVLAGPGLLALDNVSRLVDDHENARVLGEKLADIDGLAVQPPETNIVLVNTENAGLTADEFLTACEEMGVLGTQFDTHVVRFCTHWDVNRGNVETAAEAVRDAV; encoded by the coding sequence ATGATCGACCTACGGAGTGACACGGTAACCAAGCCGAGCGACGAGATGCGCGAATCCGCCCACGATGCCGATGTCGGCGACGACGTGTACGGAGAAGATCCGACGGTAAACGAGCTCGAAACCCGGGCCGCCGAGCTGATGGGAATGGAAGCGGCCCTCTACGTCCCGACGGGGACGATGGGTAATCAAATCGCAGCGCGGGTGCACACCGACCGCGGACAGGAAATCCTCGTGGAACGCGAGAGCCACATCTACAAGTGGGAACTCGGCGGATTGGCTCAGCACGCAGGCCTACAGGTCCGAACGCTCGACGGCGGTGAGCGAGGGATTCCGACGCCCGAACAGGTAAAATCCGGCTACGTCGAGGAGGACGCACATCGACCAGGAACTGGCTTGTTGAGCCTCGAAAACACGCACAATAGCAAGGGTGGTGTCGCTATCGCACCCGAGGAAATCGACGCGGCGGCGGATGCGGCTCACGAACTCGGTGTTCCGGTTCATCTGGACGGAGCACGAGTCTGTAACGCTGCCGTCGCCCACGATGTTCCGCCCGCCCGATTCACCGAGGAAATCGATTCCGTAATGTTTTGTCTCTCGAAGGGTCTCGGCGCACCGGTCGGATCGATGCTCGCCGGAAGTGAAGACTTCATCGCACGCGCTCGACGAACGCGAAAGTTGTTCGGCGGCGGAATGCGTCAGGTTGGCGTACTGGCTGGTCCAGGACTGCTGGCGCTCGACAACGTCTCCCGACTCGTGGACGACCATGAAAATGCCCGCGTTCTCGGCGAAAAATTAGCTGATATCGACGGTCTCGCAGTCCAACCGCCGGAGACGAATATCGTCCTCGTGAACACGGAAAACGCTGGACTGACCGCGGATGAGTTCCTCACCGCCTGTGAGGAGATGGGCGTTCTCGGGACACAGTTCGACACGCACGTCGTCCGGTTCTGTACGCACTGGGACGTGAATCGAGGGAATGTCGAAACCGCGGCAGAAGCGGTTCGAGACGCAGTCTGA
- a CDS encoding aminopeptidase, translating to MDSRIRKHAEIIVDHSLDIEAGDNVVLRVPSVADELAIALSRRLGERGAFPLVMNGRRDRKRAAFLKSVDSAHLNTPEHEQALFEAADAVVHVRADENASDMSDVDAETHAAYNQAYQPIQEEILSMRWCLTQHPSPGSAQLAEMSTDTYEEFVYGAMNKDWDEQREFQQQMVEILDGADEVRIVSGDTTDLTMSVTNMKTISDHGENNLPGGEVFTAPVPDSVEGEVLFDKPLVHQGHIVENVWLKFEGGEIVDFSADKNEDVLAGVLDTDEGARRLGELGIGMNRDIDQFSYNMLFDEKMGDTVHLAVGMAYDICVPETEEQNDSAVHVDMIVDMSEDSRIEVDGEVVQQDGTFRFEE from the coding sequence ATGGATTCACGGATTCGGAAACACGCCGAAATCATCGTAGACCATTCGCTCGATATCGAAGCGGGCGACAACGTCGTGCTTCGCGTTCCGTCCGTCGCTGACGAACTCGCGATTGCACTGTCCAGACGACTCGGCGAACGCGGGGCGTTCCCCCTCGTGATGAACGGACGACGGGACCGAAAGCGGGCCGCGTTTCTCAAATCGGTTGACTCGGCTCACCTCAACACCCCGGAACACGAACAAGCGTTGTTCGAGGCCGCGGACGCCGTCGTTCATGTCAGGGCGGACGAGAACGCCTCCGATATGAGCGACGTGGATGCGGAGACGCACGCGGCATACAATCAGGCGTACCAACCGATACAGGAAGAAATCCTCTCGATGCGGTGGTGTCTCACACAACACCCCTCGCCGGGAAGCGCGCAGTTGGCCGAGATGAGCACCGACACGTACGAGGAGTTCGTCTACGGCGCGATGAACAAGGATTGGGACGAACAGCGCGAGTTCCAACAGCAGATGGTCGAAATCCTCGACGGCGCGGACGAAGTGCGCATCGTCTCGGGCGACACCACCGACCTCACCATGTCCGTGACGAACATGAAAACCATCAGCGACCACGGGGAAAACAATCTGCCAGGTGGCGAGGTATTCACGGCGCCGGTTCCCGATTCCGTCGAAGGCGAGGTGTTGTTCGACAAACCGCTCGTCCACCAGGGCCACATCGTGGAAAACGTGTGGTTGAAGTTTGAAGGGGGCGAAATCGTCGATTTCAGCGCCGACAAGAACGAGGATGTGCTCGCGGGCGTCCTCGATACCGACGAGGGAGCGCGACGACTCGGCGAACTCGGTATCGGAATGAACCGCGACATCGACCAGTTCTCCTACAACATGCTGTTCGACGAAAAGATGGGCGACACCGTACACCTCGCAGTCGGCATGGCGTACGACATCTGTGTTCCCGAAACGGAGGAGCAAAACGACAGCGCGGTACACGTCGATATGATCGTGGATATGAGCGAAGACTCGCGAATCGAGGTCGATGGAGAGGTCGTCCAGCAGGACGGCACGTTCCGATTCGAAGAATAG